The following proteins come from a genomic window of Liolophura sinensis isolate JHLJ2023 chromosome 13, CUHK_Ljap_v2, whole genome shotgun sequence:
- the LOC135480237 gene encoding O-acyltransferase like protein-like, translated as MAKMSSSWLLMVFVILALALMNTEGATNSTVPSPTADVSRNTTKNVLDGFFQNLLKMIEAQNRTTNRSPNNITKRLDNFLTNLDVPKMISDIFLKPNSGNPNAFNDILERLLPNVSLPDWSTSSKMDILDMYRAITGLFAPQNATGLGAMVSRLMPFVKLYTPTLMAWVTHGLQGMNISEPCTQHTTAILSGILEGKLWALQYLDAIGKPKSGLIEGALYWPGNFHECVNIQSPATEESVKGNYCLLKIPLPMSLLKGLSDAGKDKGNIQTDGIAAAVYASFLSLQYGLCVPNSCSVQDVTSMINQGPMKLLPKSLYGYPPVIPEPVCHHEQDISKDTRAIVVSCVLGGIGFVILLGTLYDVVTLLLWKYKDRCATKTNFTKTNGVKMANVVSNGNGYVQMPDDMENGTIKKTCADIYVVGGTEAGKQTNLEAEVTQDKLSEKDNHKSVVKQEPRPKPGIIGGLLMAFSVYTNTKKLVNTEQRSGTLSSVNGVRFFSMTWVVLGHTFIFHMGIADNILGYARDFQARWTSQALLNALVSVDSFFTLSGLLVSYLTLNEMRKAKSAKINWFMFYFHRFWRLTPPYMLIIMTYVPLYQYWGQGPQWPVGQMEPMPCNIYWWKNLIYINNFNMTDSCIGWSWYLANDMQFYVISPLILIPLFYSKILGMIILGLFFLATFITTGVLSYVNNFQPGVDSRPDFMEKIYIKPWCRIGPYLVGIFVGYVLYRTRCKVKLHASTVILGWCSAAVVCLAVLYGLYGHTHGHPLSVEASAVYNALHRTAWGAGLGWVVFACCTGYGGIVNSFLSWKAFVPLARLTYMVYLIHLIVMYYFNTTSIGPIYASDVTMSYLFLGNLIFSYGAAVILSLAFEAPMMGLEKVIFRRK; from the exons ATGGCCAAAATGTCATCCTCATGGCTGTTAATGGTTTTTGTTATTCTCGCACTGGCACTGATGAATACAGAGGGCGCTACCAATTCCACAGTTCCATCACCAACAGCTGATGTTAGccgaaacacaacaaaaaacgtCCTAGACGGCTTCTTCCAAAACCTACTGAAAATGATTGAAGCACAAAATAGGACAACAAATCGGTCCCCTAACAATATCACCAAAAGACTGGACAATTTCTTGACAAATCTCGACGTCCCTAAAATGATATCTGACATCTTTTTGAAGCCAAACAGCGGGAATCCTAATGCGTTTAACGACATCTTGGAAAGATTGCTTCCAAACGTTTCTTTGCCCGACTGGTCGACTTCTTCGAAGATGGACATCTTAGATATGTATCGAGCCATAACCGGACTGTTTGCCCCTCAAAATGCCACAGGATTGGGAGCAATGGTATCAAGGCTGATGCCTTTCGTGAAGCTGTACACCCCGACTCTGATGGCGTGGGTAACCCATGGCTTACAAGGGATGAATATATCGGAACCCTGCACGCAACACACCACAGCGATTCTCTCTGGAATACTAGAAGGGAAATTGTGGGCCCTGCAAT ATCTGGACGCCATCGGCAAGCCAAAATCCGGGTTGATTGAAGGAGCCCTCTACTGGCCTGGTAATTTCCACGAGTGCGTGAACATTCAGAGTCCCGCCACTGAAGAGTCAGTCAAGGGGAACTACTGCCTGCTAAAGATTCCGCTCCCGATGAGCCTCCTCAAAGGACTGTCTGACGCCGGAAAAGACAAAGGAAATATCCAAACGGATGGTATCGCCGCCGCG GTTTACGCCTCATTTTTATCCCTCCAATATGGCTTATGTGTGCCTAATTCGTGTAGCGTACAGGACGTCACCTCCATGATCAATCAAG GTCCGATGAAATTGTTACCAAAGTCTCTCTATGGTTACCCGCCGGTCATACCTGAGCCCGTTTGTCACCATGAACAGGATATTTCTAAAGACACAAGGGCCATTGTTGTTTC GTGCGTTTTAGGAGGGATTGGATTCGTCATTCTCTTGGGTACCCTTTATGACGTCGTTACTTTGTTGCTATGGAAATACAAGGATCGTTGtgctacaaaaacaaatttcaccaaAACAAACGGAGTTAAAATGGCAAACGTTGTGTCGAATGGAAACGGCTATGTTCAGATGCCGGATGATATGGAGAATGGAACCATTAAGAAAACATGCGCAGACATTTACGTTGTGGGCGGAACCGAAGCTGGCAAACAAACCAACCTCGAAGCGGAAGTAACGCAAGACAAACTCTCAGAAAAGGACAACCACAAATCTGTCGTAAAACAGGAGCCGAGGCCCAAACCAG GAATAATTGGCGGCTTGCTAATGGCTTTTTCCGTGTACACAAATACCAAGAAGTTAGTGAACACGGAGCAGAGATCGGGAACTCTGAGCTCAGTAAACGGTGTCCGCTTCTTCAGCATGACATGGGTGGTCCTTGGACACACCTTTATATTCCACATGGGCATCGCCG ACAACATCCTTGGTTACGCACGGGACTTCCAGGCACGCTGGACATCACAAGCGCTTCTAAACGCCCTTGTCTCCGTGGACTCGTTCTTCACACTaag TGGCCTCTTGGTAAGTTACTTAACCTTGAACGAGATGCGAAAAGCGAAGTCAGCCAAGATCAACTGGTTTATGTTCTACTTTCACAGATTCTGGAG acTGACCCCGCCCTACATGTTGATTATCATGACATACGTCCCTCTATACCAATACTGGGGACAGGGCCCACAGTGGCCCGTGGGGCAGATGGAACCAATGCCGTGTAACATTTACTGGTGGAAAAACCTGATCTACATTAACAACTTCAACATGACAGACAGC TGTATTGGCTGGAGCTGGTACCTGGCTAATGATATGCAGTTCTACGTCATCAGTCCTCTGATACTGATACCGCTCTTTTA CTCTAAGATTCTGGGAATGATCATTCTTGGCTTGTTCTTCTTAGCCACATTCATAACGACTGGAGTTCTCAGTTACGTGAACAACTTCCAACCCGGTGTGGATTCCAG ACCGGATTTCATGGAAAAAATTTACATCAAACCTTGGTGTCGTATTGGTCCGTATCTTGTGGGGATATTTGTAGGATATGTCTTGTACAGGACAAGATGTAAGGTGAAGTTACATGCG AGCACAGTGATCTTGGGCTGGTGTAGTGCCGCCGTGGTCTGCCTGGCGGTCTTGTACGGACTGTACGGTCACACCCACGGCCACCCTCTTAGTGTTGAGGCCAGCGCTGTGTACAACGCTCTTCATCGTACAGCCTGGGGCGCCGGGCTAGGCTGGGTGGTGTTTGCTTGCTGCACCGGATATGGAG